The Puntigrus tetrazona isolate hp1 chromosome 3, ASM1883169v1, whole genome shotgun sequence nucleotide sequence ttttaaatgacccGGTTTAAAGCAGTGCTTGGAATGATATAACTAAAAATGCACAGCAGAGGATGCTGGTACTCACCAACCGCGTTGAATCTTTGCCACGTTTGGTCACGTTCAGTCATTTCCAATGAGACGATGCTGGATCACATGCTAATTAGATGTTGGTGTGATAGCATTTAGCCGCAAGTGACCATTTAATTAATACTATTTAAGCCATCGTGCTATTTATGTGAATGCCAGTCGCAGACATTCACAATCTTGCTAGACAAACAGCGCGAATGTGATATTGCTTTAATACACTAAGTTAATAACGAATAGCTTTTTAGACACAAGTTTAAAAAGCTAGGCTATTATACTGGCGGATtgagaacagaaaaacaaaggcagAGCCCAATTTAGCGATAAACTCGGTTTCGGCGTTGCTAAACGAAGCTTTAAAGGAATCGGTTTGATGAATGATTCTATGACTCACTCATTTGTTTCATTCGTGAATCAGTCAGTGCTTCTGAATGATTCAGTTAAATTGAGGATTTAATGACTTACTCATACAATCAGCTACTTGTTtttcaatagttttttattGGGTTTATCTAAGATGCATaaagttatttgttattatgCTAGGTGGGTGTGCAAGCACATTAAGAAGCCCATCCGCTCCACCATTCTTTGTTTGGACTGGCACCCCAATAACATCCTTTTGGCAGCTGGAtcgtgtgactttaaatgcaggtTTGGTTAAATCTTATCTGCGTTATTATGTATTTCATGAACATGGCCGCTATATGAACTTCCCATTTGTTAATTCTCCACCCAGGATCTTTTCCGCTTACATAAAGGAAGTAGAAGAGAAGCCTGCTCCAACAGCGTGGGGCTCGAAAATGCCCTTTGGAGAGATCATGTTTGAATCTACTGGAACTTCAGGTTGGGTACACGGTGTTTGTTTTTCGGACAGCGGGAATCGTGTGGCCTGGGCCAGCCATGACAGCACCGTGGCAGTGGCTGAGGGAGGAAAGACTGCTGTGTGAGTACTGCCTTTTATATCTGACCCCCGCACTTGTCTTTTAAAAACCATTCAAAGTCATATGTACCAAATCATTTCCTTTTGATCTCGCCAGCTGCGCCAGTCTGACTTCAGAAACCTTGCCTCTTCTGTGTGTGACTTTCATTACTGAGAACAGCCTAGTTGCAGCTGTAAGTATCTTCAGATGTCGGGCCTCGATGCCAAAGTAATCTGTTTAGATTGTCTCCTCATTTTCATATCTTTTTCAGGGCCATGACTGCTACCCCGTGTTGTTTGTCTATGATTCGAACAAAGCAGCCTTGTCTTTTGGAGGGAAACTCGATGTGCCCAAACAGAGTGCTCAGAAGGGCATGACAGCCAGAGAACGCTTCCAGAACCTGGATAAGAAAGCCACTGCTGACAGCAAAGAAGCCGTTCTGGAGTCTGTGCACAAGAACAGCATCAGGTACTACATCTCAGCTTCCTTCCATTAAGTTGAAACTTTGTATCCactgtgacattaaaaacatgtttcaacCCACCTTTATTGGTGAAATAGCTCCACCCATAAAATCACAGAATGAAcggttattaaaataatatataaaattccaTTTACTGCCACTAgctgaaaatactgaaaatacatAGACTCAAAAcgttaatatattatgttaatgCTATCTTTTTTATCACTTCTTAGCCAAATTTCAGTTCTTAATGGAGGAAAAGCACAGTGTGCCAAATTCTGCACCACTGGTATGGATGGAGGCATGGCTATTTGGGATGTAAAGGTACTTGTTGAACTACTGTGCATTTCATAGTTATTAGCAGTAGTCAAAACTGAATGAAGatgatttataattattttgttaattctTCATTTCAGACCCTTGAATCTGCAATGAAGGACCTCAAGATTGTCTAGACATAGCAGACACCGGAACAAAACGTCTGCAATTCATATCGCTTgccttttcatcatttttttaaatgcagttgtctataatttttttcaagattATGTTTAGATTAACAGTTTTAGTAGTTTAAGGATTTTATACTGATGAAATTTAGCAAACCTGTTCTGGATGAACCAATAACTGAATTTTGTCAGAATTTATATGCTGGTCATAAATTGCTTTTCTTTAAGTAGTGCAGGTGCCATTGCATTGGatttttaataaactgcaactgaatctaataaaataaacatgattgcTTACtgaggttttaaatgcttcctTTGTTAactcaatattttttaatgcaattatatgtaatttactTATGAGATGTATAATGAACACAAAAGATCAGTACACTGTGAATGGAATGGACAACAATCtaataagacaaaaacattttgaacagaggatttatttaatctttatatggaacaatttacattttatacaaaaatcattagaaaacAGATTAAAGTGGCCTTGGGGGATTAGGTCTCATTGGCTGATGAGAACATAAGTCAATTTATTACTGACGTTGACATTTGTTGATATGCAACATCAAAACATGCTCAAGAGACAATCATGCATACAAATGATCTCAGGATCCTTTAGAGCTCCAAGAATTCAGGCAGTAACTCCGAATGCCTACATTGTTTGTTTGCCCTGTGTGCTTATTTGGACACATTGGCTAACGctgcgtttttgtttttttttaaatatttggtaaTCACATTCATAAACCCCTGTCCCCTTATTTTTATAAGAACCCTGGAtgtcacattaaatattttgaccTGTTCCGGTTCAACTGCCAGACCATGTGACCTGTTTGTTCAGACCGCAGTCCTCAGGGATGTCTGAGAGAACATACCCCATTTGAAAGCTAAATGCTGCAACCTTTTACTAAAGATTGATGTTTAACTGAAATACATCATGTTTTTCCTTCTTTGCAAAGGACAAGGCCTCCAAAACAGGGACCTACCTAAAACGAGGCTCATGAGCAATCATCTGCTGGCATTGAGAACAAATCAAAGAGACGGGGGGCATAACTTTCATCTTACtttcttcattcattctttcattacGAACGAAACAAAACGAAACCATGTTCATCACAGTCTAGTCTCTTCTCAAATCGATACGTGAAATGCCTTCATCAGTCATCGGTTCTACTACAGAGGTTACTTGAGTTTGTgtaacttaaaataatacaaattcttCAAAGAAATCAGGCCATATGAAGACACTAGGGGTAATTTAAAGCCAAAAAGAAAGTTTTGATCTCCACGTTGCCTGTTTACCCATAATGTGGCATGGGATTAATTAAAAGAGAGTATTGTAAAGCATGTGAGCGTACAGATGCGGTAATTCAagataaatttaaaaagaaccCTCTCGGCCTGTTAAAAACACTGTTCAAACAGTAATTGTAACCAGGCCGTGATGTTAACACGTCATATACACTGTTATTACAGGACAATATTCACATCTTGGTTGCCACTGAACAACCACAGATGTTGATGATTGGTAAAGGACTTCAACAAGGCGGACACTGCACAGTTGTATGGTGACGTAGCAGGCGGCGCAAGCCAGTTCGCTTTCAATCACAATTGAAAAAgacacaaatgcacaaacacacaaaagtgTCTGTCAAAGTTCAAGAGGAGAAATGGCCAGCAAACACATCAGAACCATCCACATGAAAGCAAGTTTTCTAGAATTTCTAATCTTGGCACATGTACATGCAAAGCTAAGAAACGTGACGCCTGCAGCTTGGATTTCATATTTTGGTCTGATTAAGGACATAACtgggcatttaaaaaaaaaaaaaaaggaaagcaaagaaaaatTCACCAGGTTTTATAAAGCCACAGGGGTGGGGGAGGGTGGGAAACATCTATACGCAACAACAGACAGAATAAGGCTACAGCTAGGCTTGCTTTAAAATGATCTCTCTTTTAATCCCTTTCTCTATCAGGTCACACATGTCCATAGCAGCACCAGAGGAGGAAACCCCCCTCTG carries:
- the arpc1b gene encoding actin-related protein 2/3 complex subunit 1B, with amino-acid sequence MSYHSFLLEPISCHAWNKDRTQIALCPNNHEVHIYKKDGSNWNKIHVLKEHNGQVTGIDWAPESNRIVTCGTDRNAYVWTLKGDAWKPTLVILRINRAARCVKWSPKENKFAVGSGSRLISVCYFEQDNDWWVCKHIKKPIRSTILCLDWHPNNILLAAGSCDFKCRIFSAYIKEVEEKPAPTAWGSKMPFGEIMFESTGTSGWVHGVCFSDSGNRVAWASHDSTVAVAEGGKTAVCASLTSETLPLLCVTFITENSLVAAGHDCYPVLFVYDSNKAALSFGGKLDVPKQSAQKGMTARERFQNLDKKATADSKEAVLESVHKNSISQISVLNGGKAQCAKFCTTGMDGGMAIWDVKTLESAMKDLKIV